Proteins encoded by one window of Candidatus Deferrimicrobiaceae bacterium:
- a CDS encoding PilN domain-containing protein — protein MIRINLIRGKRKKRKELNIDLLYFLLPLLVFVGILVFHGSVSGKIKQLDTDIGKANAEVARLKKEIGEVESFKARKAELQQKVDVISKLQQGRKGPVTVFEALSATIPEKCWIDSLAIKGDRVDLRGVAANNYTIANFMTALGQSGRFRDVVLGSAEQATVSNVKLVRFNLSFRAVQE, from the coding sequence ATGATCCGGATAAACCTGATCCGGGGAAAACGGAAGAAGAGGAAAGAGCTGAATATCGATCTGCTCTACTTCCTGCTGCCTCTCCTGGTGTTTGTCGGCATCCTGGTCTTCCACGGATCGGTTTCCGGGAAGATCAAGCAGCTTGACACGGACATCGGAAAGGCCAACGCGGAGGTCGCCCGCCTGAAAAAGGAAATCGGGGAGGTCGAAAGCTTCAAGGCCCGGAAGGCCGAGCTCCAGCAGAAGGTCGACGTGATTTCGAAGCTTCAGCAGGGGCGGAAGGGGCCGGTGACGGTTTTCGAGGCGTTGTCGGCCACCATTCCCGAGAAATGCTGGATCGACTCATTGGCCATCAAGGGGGATCGGGTCGATCTCCGCGGTGTCGCGGCGAACAACTACACGATTGCGAATTTCATGACGGCTCTCGGGCAGAGCGGCAGGTTCCGGGACGTGGTGCTCGGGTCGGCGGAGCAGGCGACGGTTTCGAACGTGAAACTGGTGAGGTTCAACCTGTCGTTCCGCGCGGTGCAGGAATAA
- the pilM gene encoding type IV pilus assembly protein PilM: MGLLGSKELIGLDIGSSSVKLAHVKPVGLEFRVKKFGVFPLPPDAIVDGAIMDHAAVIEGIKTALRELKVKEKEVATSLSGHSVIIKKVVLPTTTPEELEESIQWEVEQYIPFDIKDVKIDFQVIGPLKEDPSKMDVLLVAVKTDLVNDYISVVKDAGLTPSIVDIDSIAAGNAFELCHPVSDEQVPMVVNVGASFMNINILHAGVPLFTRDVPMGGGMYTSEIQKQLAVSFETAEELKVGKKTAGERAERIMEIMRTVSNILSTEAQRSYNFFSATYPDRLVTKVYLTGGAAKSVFLKEMLAEKIGVDVELFDPFDGLTLEEGSVDPSVVSGFNTAATVSIGLALRNQEGRG; the protein is encoded by the coding sequence ATGGGGCTGCTGGGATCGAAGGAGTTGATCGGGCTGGACATCGGGTCGAGCTCCGTCAAGCTCGCCCATGTCAAGCCGGTGGGCCTGGAGTTCCGGGTGAAAAAATTCGGCGTCTTCCCCCTGCCGCCGGACGCGATCGTGGACGGCGCCATCATGGACCATGCCGCGGTGATCGAGGGGATCAAGACCGCGTTGCGCGAGCTCAAGGTGAAGGAGAAGGAGGTCGCCACCTCGCTTTCCGGCCATTCCGTGATCATCAAGAAAGTGGTCCTGCCCACGACCACCCCGGAGGAGCTGGAAGAGTCGATCCAGTGGGAGGTGGAGCAGTACATCCCCTTCGACATCAAGGACGTCAAGATCGATTTCCAGGTGATCGGTCCGTTGAAGGAAGACCCGTCCAAGATGGACGTCCTCCTGGTCGCCGTGAAGACCGACCTCGTCAACGACTACATCTCCGTGGTCAAGGACGCCGGTCTCACCCCCTCGATCGTCGACATCGACTCCATCGCGGCGGGTAACGCCTTCGAGCTCTGCCACCCCGTGTCCGACGAGCAGGTCCCGATGGTGGTCAACGTGGGGGCCTCCTTCATGAACATCAACATCCTCCATGCGGGAGTGCCGCTGTTCACGCGCGACGTTCCCATGGGCGGGGGCATGTACACATCGGAAATCCAGAAGCAGCTCGCGGTGAGTTTCGAGACGGCGGAGGAGCTCAAGGTCGGGAAGAAGACCGCGGGAGAGCGTGCGGAAAGGATCATGGAGATCATGAGGACGGTGTCGAACATCCTGTCCACGGAAGCCCAGCGGTCCTACAACTTCTTCTCGGCGACGTACCCCGATCGCCTGGTCACGAAGGTCTACCTGACCGGCGGTGCGGCGAAATCCGTTTTTCTCAAGGAGATGCTCGCCGAGAAGATCGGGGTCGACGTGGAACTCTTTGACCCGTTCGATGGGCTCACCCTCGAGGAAGGCTCGGTGGATCCGTCCGTGGTATCCGGATTCAACACCGCCGCCACGGTTTCCATCGGGCTTGCGCTTCGGAACCAGGAGGGCCGCGGATGA